In a single window of the Flavobacterium sp. W4I14 genome:
- a CDS encoding chromate transporter (product_source=KO:K07240; cog=COG2059; ko=KO:K07240; pfam=PF02417; tigrfam=TIGR00937; transmembrane_helix_parts=Inside_1_11,TMhelix_12_34,Outside_35_82,TMhelix_83_105,Inside_106_117,TMhelix_118_135,Outside_136_144,TMhelix_145_167,Inside_168_202,TMhelix_203_221,Outside_222_235,TMhelix_236_258,Inside_259_269,TMhelix_270_292,Outside_293_306,TMhelix_307_329,Inside_330_349,TMhelix_350_372,Outside_373_381,TMhelix_382_404,Inside_405_405), with product MQTTPIAAKKQWLFIRNVIFFTFTSFGGAQAHLALLLKYFVQSTKFISEEELLELNALAQVLPGPASTQTLVGIAWKVGKLKLAIITFLIWILPTATIMTFAAISYALLDQKQKFNDILEYIQPIALGIVAYGAWKLGKKVLSSQVSIFLAIASVIATLVLRNAYVFPLSILIGGMISSAIETPKEEAELRVKLFSNINPKKLVYFLGALLLFALVGAIINRTSPFSLPIRLLENFYRNGILVFGGGQVLVPLMFTEFVEMKHYLPSSGFLSGFALQQALPGPTFSFTSYLGALSMKNFGYGLWGQILGGLIGVIGINLPGLILVLFIVPFWDDLKKISRIRHSLSGINAVSVGFIIAAFVLLLIPMGFNWVFLGIMVATFLLLNFTKVSPPVIVLAGILIGYLF from the coding sequence ATGCAAACAACACCTATAGCTGCAAAAAAACAGTGGTTATTTATTAGAAACGTAATCTTTTTTACATTTACTTCTTTTGGAGGTGCACAAGCACACCTGGCTTTGTTGCTTAAATACTTTGTTCAAAGCACTAAATTTATCTCAGAAGAAGAACTTTTAGAGTTAAATGCATTGGCACAGGTACTCCCCGGACCAGCATCCACGCAAACCTTGGTTGGGATAGCCTGGAAAGTTGGAAAACTTAAACTAGCCATTATTACTTTCCTGATCTGGATTTTACCTACAGCAACCATAATGACCTTTGCTGCAATCAGTTATGCTTTACTAGATCAAAAACAAAAATTTAACGATATTTTAGAATATATCCAGCCAATTGCACTGGGTATTGTAGCTTATGGTGCATGGAAACTTGGTAAAAAGGTTTTATCCTCTCAGGTTTCTATATTCCTTGCCATTGCTTCAGTTATTGCCACATTAGTTTTAAGAAATGCTTATGTGTTTCCATTGTCAATATTGATTGGCGGAATGATCTCTTCAGCCATCGAAACGCCAAAAGAAGAAGCAGAGTTAAGGGTTAAACTTTTTTCAAATATCAATCCTAAAAAACTGGTCTACTTTCTAGGTGCTTTGCTTTTATTTGCATTGGTAGGTGCAATAATAAACAGAACATCGCCCTTTAGTTTACCGATTCGTTTGCTCGAAAACTTTTACCGTAACGGAATATTGGTTTTTGGGGGCGGACAAGTACTTGTTCCTTTGATGTTTACCGAGTTTGTAGAGATGAAACATTATTTGCCTTCATCTGGATTTTTATCAGGTTTTGCGTTACAGCAGGCCTTACCTGGTCCAACATTCTCTTTTACGAGCTACTTAGGCGCGTTAAGCATGAAGAATTTTGGTTACGGATTATGGGGCCAAATTTTAGGTGGATTAATAGGAGTGATAGGTATTAATTTACCCGGACTAATCCTCGTTTTATTTATTGTACCATTTTGGGACGATCTGAAAAAGATCTCTCGGATCCGTCATAGCCTTTCAGGAATCAATGCCGTTAGCGTTGGTTTTATTATTGCTGCTTTTGTGCTGCTGTTAATACCAATGGGCTTTAACTGGGTATTTTTAGGGATAATGGTCGCTACATTTTTATTGTTAAATTTTACTAAAGTTAGTCCACCTGTTATTGTATTGGCAGGTATACTAATTGGATATTTATTTTAG
- a CDS encoding tetratricopeptide (TPR) repeat protein (product_source=COG0457; cath_funfam=1.25.40.10; cog=COG0457; pfam=PF13181; smart=SM00028; superfamily=48452) has translation MSSTRLSKLLEFLESDPNDPFILYALATEYNAQNDKEKAYSFYLQLTDKHPDYVGTYYHLGKLLEKDDQKEKAIAIYQKGMEVARNKRDMHAFSELQGAYNTAAGLDYEDD, from the coding sequence ATGTCATCAACCCGTTTAAGTAAGTTATTGGAATTTTTAGAAAGCGATCCTAACGATCCTTTTATACTATATGCCTTAGCCACAGAGTATAACGCACAAAATGATAAGGAAAAAGCTTATTCTTTTTACCTTCAGTTAACCGATAAACACCCCGATTATGTTGGCACTTATTATCATTTAGGTAAATTACTCGAAAAAGATGATCAAAAAGAGAAAGCTATAGCCATTTACCAGAAGGGTATGGAGGTAGCACGCAACAAAAGAGACATGCATGCTTTTTCTGAATTACAGGGCGCATACAATACAGCTGCAGGATTAGATTATGAAGACGATTAA
- a CDS encoding electron transfer flavoprotein beta subunit (product_source=KO:K03521; cath_funfam=3.40.50.620; cog=COG2086; ko=KO:K03521; pfam=PF01012; smart=SM00893; superfamily=52402) encodes MKILVCISNVPDTTTKITFTNDNTEFNTSGVQYIVNPYDEIALSRAIELTEGGKGTVTVINVGEAGNDPTIRKALAIGADDAVRVNAAPRDAYFVAKQIAEYAKDKDFNIILTGRESIDYNGNQVAAMVGEFLDIPSVSIIKKLDVDGDTATIEREIEGGKEVLTVSGKFIASCAEGVAEPKIPNMRGIMSARTKPLAVVDAVAIEEVTKVTKYETPAPRGTVKLIPADQTEQLISLLHSEAKVI; translated from the coding sequence ATGAAAATATTAGTTTGTATCAGTAATGTGCCAGACACAACGACAAAAATAACTTTTACTAATGATAATACCGAATTCAATACGTCAGGAGTGCAATATATTGTTAATCCATACGACGAAATCGCATTATCAAGGGCTATTGAGCTAACCGAAGGCGGTAAAGGAACGGTAACGGTTATTAATGTAGGCGAAGCGGGCAACGATCCAACCATTAGAAAAGCGCTTGCAATTGGTGCAGATGATGCCGTTAGGGTTAATGCAGCACCGAGAGATGCCTATTTCGTGGCAAAACAGATTGCGGAATATGCAAAAGATAAAGATTTCAATATTATTCTAACGGGTCGCGAGTCTATCGATTATAATGGTAATCAGGTTGCTGCTATGGTTGGCGAATTTTTAGACATTCCATCTGTATCGATTATCAAAAAATTAGATGTTGATGGTGATACGGCAACAATTGAAAGAGAAATTGAGGGCGGTAAAGAAGTGCTAACCGTTTCAGGTAAGTTTATTGCAAGTTGTGCTGAAGGCGTAGCAGAGCCAAAAATTCCGAATATGCGTGGTATCATGAGTGCAAGAACAAAACCACTTGCTGTAGTAGACGCAGTTGCTATTGAAGAGGTAACCAAGGTTACAAAATATGAAACCCCAGCCCCTCGCGGAACGGTTAAGTTAATTCCTGCCGACCAAACAGAACAGTTGATCAGCTTGCTACATAGCGAAGCCAAAGTAATTTAA
- a CDS encoding electron transfer flavoprotein alpha subunit (product_source=KO:K03522; cath_funfam=3.40.50.1220,3.40.50.620; cog=COG2025; ko=KO:K03522; pfam=PF00766,PF01012; smart=SM00893; superfamily=52402,52467) produces MSVLVYVEQAEGKFKKSVFEAVSYAKAIADQQSTNLTAISIGDVTDSELKELGKYGASKVLNVSTDQLKTFVNQAYASVIAAAAEKEGADIVVLSNSFSGKGLAPRIAVKLKAGLADGAVELPSTDGKFSVKKTAFSGKAFAITELTSANKVIALNPNAFGVKENATDAAIEAFTADVKQSDLGTVIKEIVRATDKVSLPDAELVVSAGRGLKGPENWGMIEELAALLGAATACSKPVSDADWRPHSEHVGQTGIAISPNLYIAIGISGAIQHLAGVSSSKVIVVINKDPEAPFFKVADYGIVGDAFEVVPKLIEALKAHKA; encoded by the coding sequence ATGTCAGTATTAGTATATGTAGAACAAGCTGAGGGCAAATTTAAGAAATCTGTATTTGAAGCCGTATCTTATGCCAAAGCCATTGCCGACCAACAATCAACTAATTTAACCGCAATTTCTATTGGCGATGTAACCGACAGCGAATTAAAGGAATTGGGTAAATACGGTGCATCAAAAGTATTAAACGTAAGTACCGATCAATTAAAAACCTTTGTAAATCAAGCCTATGCAAGTGTTATTGCTGCAGCAGCAGAAAAAGAAGGTGCCGATATTGTAGTTTTATCTAACTCTTTCTCCGGTAAAGGTTTAGCGCCACGTATTGCAGTAAAACTTAAAGCAGGTTTAGCTGATGGTGCAGTAGAATTACCGAGTACGGATGGAAAATTTTCGGTTAAGAAAACGGCTTTCTCAGGTAAAGCATTCGCGATTACCGAATTAACATCTGCCAATAAAGTAATTGCTTTAAATCCAAATGCTTTTGGCGTTAAAGAAAATGCTACAGATGCGGCAATAGAGGCCTTTACTGCTGATGTTAAACAATCAGACTTAGGAACTGTTATTAAAGAGATTGTTAGGGCAACTGATAAAGTTTCATTACCTGATGCAGAATTAGTTGTTTCGGCTGGCAGAGGTTTAAAAGGACCAGAAAACTGGGGAATGATCGAAGAATTGGCTGCTTTGCTGGGTGCTGCTACAGCATGCTCTAAACCGGTATCAGATGCAGACTGGAGACCACATTCGGAACACGTTGGTCAAACTGGTATTGCCATTAGTCCTAACCTTTATATTGCTATCGGTATTTCTGGCGCTATCCAGCATTTGGCTGGCGTTAGTTCATCAAAAGTGATTGTAGTAATCAACAAAGATCCGGAAGCTCCTTTCTTCAAAGTAGCCGATTATGGTATTGTTGGCGATGCTTTTGAGGTTGTACCAAAATTAATTGAAGCATTAAAAGCACATAAAGCATAA
- a CDS encoding bifunctional DNase/RNase (product_source=COG1259; cath_funfam=4.10.860.10; cog=COG1259; ko=KO:K08999; pfam=PF02151,PF02577; smart=SM00039; superfamily=103256,46600), with the protein MKKVKLDIVGLSYSQTQSGAYALVLGEVNGRRRLPIIIGAFEAQAIAIEIEKMTPSRPLTHDLFKSMADTFHINIQEIIIYNLVDGVFYAKLICSDGKNTHEVDARTSDAIALAVRFNAMIYTYEFILASAGIVIEGNDFLFLENMDSIAKEPEADSLPTSTQQQGFGDLTLEELQQKLQEAIAEEAYEKAARLRDELNKRGTS; encoded by the coding sequence ATGAAAAAAGTAAAATTAGATATTGTAGGTTTATCTTACAGCCAGACTCAATCTGGTGCTTATGCCCTTGTTTTAGGAGAAGTAAATGGACGCCGCCGCTTACCGATTATTATTGGTGCATTTGAAGCACAGGCCATTGCTATAGAAATTGAGAAAATGACTCCTAGTAGGCCATTAACACATGATTTATTCAAATCGATGGCTGATACTTTTCATATCAATATCCAGGAAATTATCATCTACAATCTGGTTGATGGTGTTTTTTACGCAAAGTTGATCTGCAGTGATGGTAAAAATACGCATGAAGTTGATGCCAGAACATCCGATGCCATTGCTTTGGCTGTTCGGTTTAATGCCATGATTTACACTTACGAATTTATTTTGGCTTCTGCCGGAATCGTAATAGAAGGGAATGATTTTCTTTTTCTCGAAAATATGGATTCTATTGCAAAAGAGCCAGAAGCGGATAGCTTGCCTACCTCAACTCAACAACAAGGTTTTGGCGATCTTACCTTAGAAGAACTTCAGCAGAAGTTACAGGAAGCCATTGCAGAAGAAGCCTATGAAAAAGCTGCAAGATTAAGAGATGAATTGAATAAACGCGGAACATCTTAG
- a CDS encoding NHS family xanthosine MFS transporter (product_source=KO:K11537; cath_funfam=1.20.1250.20; cog=COG2211; ko=KO:K11537; pfam=PF03825; superfamily=103473; tigrfam=TIGR00889; transmembrane_helix_parts=Inside_1_6,TMhelix_7_25,Outside_26_39,TMhelix_40_62,Inside_63_70,TMhelix_71_89,Outside_90_93,TMhelix_94_116,Inside_117_127,TMhelix_128_150,Outside_151_164,TMhelix_165_187,Inside_188_212,TMhelix_213_235,Outside_236_249,TMhelix_250_272,Inside_273_278,TMhelix_279_301,Outside_302_304,TMhelix_305_327,Inside_328_346,TMhelix_347_369,Outside_370_421,TMhelix_422_444,Inside_445_459): MNVKFRLTIMSFMQFFVWAAWLITIANYWFGTKQWDGADFGIIFSTMGIASLFMPTITGILADKWINAEKLYAILHILYAATMFYLPQVEDPHTFFWVILVSMCFYMPTIALSNSISYTTLKNGNFDVVKNFPPIRVWGTVGFIAAMWLTNLTGNKASANQFYIAGISALMLGLYSFTLPACKPLNLISEKKTFAQKLGLESFKLFADYKMALFFIFSMFLGAALQLTNAYGDVFLDEFKLFPVFAESFVIRYSTIILSISQISETLFILAIPFFLKRFGIKWVIAIAMFAWVLRFGLFAFGDPSTNLWMIITSCIVYGMAFDFFNISGSLFVETSTTPKTRSSAQGLFMMMTNGFGAVFGSLVSGWMINKYFTTYYSSIDSLSKYVKSEADNKHLLQFLKNKGISVLENGNLSRALDVKDWHNIWLSFTIYVLVIAIVFVIIFKHKHTRAEVEAINHL; the protein is encoded by the coding sequence ATGAACGTTAAGTTTCGCTTAACTATAATGAGTTTCATGCAATTCTTTGTATGGGCTGCATGGTTAATTACGATTGCAAATTATTGGTTCGGAACCAAACAATGGGACGGTGCAGATTTTGGGATAATTTTCTCTACCATGGGCATTGCATCGCTATTCATGCCAACCATTACCGGTATTCTTGCTGATAAATGGATCAATGCAGAGAAGTTGTATGCTATTTTACATATCCTTTACGCAGCCACCATGTTCTATCTGCCTCAGGTAGAAGATCCGCATACTTTCTTTTGGGTAATATTGGTGTCTATGTGTTTTTATATGCCAACCATTGCTTTAAGTAATTCAATTAGTTACACAACGTTAAAAAACGGCAACTTTGATGTGGTAAAAAACTTTCCACCCATCCGTGTTTGGGGAACAGTCGGTTTTATTGCTGCCATGTGGCTTACCAATTTAACCGGTAATAAAGCAAGTGCAAATCAGTTCTACATTGCAGGTATTAGCGCGTTAATGCTTGGATTATACTCTTTTACGCTTCCTGCCTGTAAGCCTTTAAATCTGATCAGTGAGAAAAAAACATTCGCACAGAAGCTAGGCTTAGAATCTTTCAAGCTATTTGCTGATTATAAAATGGCCTTATTTTTCATCTTCTCTATGTTTTTAGGGGCTGCATTGCAATTAACCAATGCTTATGGTGATGTTTTTCTGGATGAATTTAAATTATTCCCTGTTTTTGCGGAATCTTTTGTAATCAGATATTCTACTATCATTTTATCCATCTCTCAAATATCGGAAACACTGTTTATTCTTGCTATTCCATTCTTTTTGAAAAGATTCGGGATTAAATGGGTAATTGCAATTGCCATGTTTGCCTGGGTATTACGTTTCGGATTATTTGCCTTTGGCGATCCTTCTACCAATTTATGGATGATCATTACTTCTTGTATTGTATACGGTATGGCATTCGATTTCTTTAATATTTCCGGATCACTGTTCGTAGAAACATCAACCACACCAAAAACACGTTCGTCTGCCCAAGGTTTATTTATGATGATGACTAACGGTTTCGGAGCTGTGTTTGGAAGTTTAGTGTCAGGTTGGATGATCAATAAATATTTTACTACCTATTATAGCAGTATTGATTCTTTATCTAAATATGTAAAGAGTGAAGCAGACAATAAACATCTCCTTCAATTTTTGAAAAACAAAGGAATCAGTGTATTAGAAAATGGAAATTTAAGCAGGGCATTAGATGTGAAAGACTGGCACAACATCTGGCTGTCTTTCACCATTTATGTGCTGGTTATTGCGATAGTTTTTGTAATCATATTTAAACACAAACATACTCGAGCAGAAGTAGAAGCCATTAACCATTTATAA
- a CDS encoding ribosomal protein L37E (product_source=COG2126; cog=COG2126; pfam=PF12412; superfamily=103473,57829; transmembrane_helix_parts=Outside_1_81,TMhelix_82_101,Inside_102_272,TMhelix_273_295,Outside_296_307,TMhelix_308_325,Inside_326_345,TMhelix_346_368,Outside_369_372) — MSAGKYRKEHNCLNCGAHVEKHYCSDCGQPNLELKESFWAFISHSIAHYFHFDNKFFQTLSPLLTKPGQVTLDYLAGKRARYINPVSMYIFVSIVYFLVVYSPKHVKKDTHESTKTEKRSDESVTDSVNKALKLSGIPKNIANKATTSINKAIRKKEFIKLGFADQERELNRLRTENAKLASDSIADMIEDYNDIHIERNDSTYAAYLGRQKKLPPTQQDNWYERMIKKRAINIGEKSEVIQEMLEHNRPKQYFLLMPLLALFIMWNFRKNHIYYLNHLIFAIHGMTAYFIVQIFTDPIIKHVFDKKGIITTVIELGVIVWICWYMYNALKVFYQRKPWSIVFKMFLIFVMYWIAFSVSEVIMVNLIYYVAT, encoded by the coding sequence ATGTCAGCTGGTAAGTATAGAAAAGAACACAATTGCTTAAACTGCGGTGCTCATGTTGAGAAACATTATTGTAGCGATTGCGGTCAACCAAATTTGGAGTTAAAAGAAAGTTTCTGGGCTTTTATCAGTCACAGCATAGCCCATTATTTTCACTTCGACAATAAATTCTTCCAAACCCTCTCTCCTCTTTTAACAAAGCCTGGCCAGGTTACACTCGATTATTTAGCTGGCAAAAGAGCCAGGTATATTAATCCGGTGAGTATGTACATCTTCGTATCCATCGTATATTTTTTGGTTGTTTATTCACCAAAACATGTAAAAAAAGATACTCATGAATCAACTAAAACCGAAAAACGAAGTGATGAAAGTGTTACCGACAGTGTAAATAAGGCCCTGAAGCTTTCAGGAATACCTAAAAACATTGCAAATAAGGCAACAACATCGATTAATAAAGCAATCAGGAAAAAAGAATTTATAAAACTTGGTTTTGCTGATCAGGAAAGGGAATTGAACAGGCTTAGAACTGAAAACGCTAAACTAGCGTCTGATTCCATTGCTGATATGATCGAAGATTATAACGATATCCATATCGAAAGAAACGATAGCACTTATGCTGCCTATTTAGGAAGGCAAAAGAAATTGCCACCCACCCAGCAAGACAATTGGTATGAGCGGATGATCAAAAAAAGAGCGATCAATATTGGTGAAAAATCTGAAGTAATTCAAGAAATGCTAGAGCATAACCGACCAAAACAATACTTTTTGTTAATGCCTTTATTGGCGCTTTTTATTATGTGGAATTTCAGGAAAAATCATATTTATTATTTAAATCACCTGATTTTTGCCATCCATGGAATGACTGCCTATTTTATTGTGCAAATTTTTACTGACCCAATAATTAAGCATGTTTTTGATAAGAAAGGCATTATTACCACTGTTATTGAACTAGGTGTTATAGTTTGGATCTGTTGGTATATGTACAATGCTTTAAAAGTATTTTATCAAAGAAAACCCTGGAGTATAGTTTTTAAAATGTTCTTGATTTTTGTGATGTATTGGATAGCATTTAGTGTATCTGAAGTGATCATGGTTAATTTAATTTATTACGTAGCTACTTAA
- a CDS encoding citrate synthase (product_source=KO:K01647; cath_funfam=1.10.580.10; cog=COG0372; ko=KO:K01647; pfam=PF00285; superfamily=48256; tigrfam=TIGR01798) — translation MSDIAEIKVDGKTVELPVITGTEDEKAIDISKLRDLTGFVTLDTGFKNTGSTKSKITFLDGEKGILKYRGYSIEELAAKSSFLEVIYLIIYGDLPTQKQLEDLQADISKHTLIHEDMKKFFDGYPSRSHPMGQLGSLIFSLSTFYPECLKPNQTAEEQDLTIIKLLAKFPTIVSFVYKKSLGHPLIYPKNKYDYVTNFLWMTFGQRTEDYDVNPIVVNAMNKLLILHADHEQNCSASTVRIVGSSDCNLYASIAAGIAALWGPLHGGANQAVIDMLELIKADGGDTEKWIAKAKDKNDPFRMMGFGHRVYKNFDPRAKIIKKACDDILENLGIDDPILEIAKKLEEAALTDQYFIDRKLYPNVDFYSGIIYRALGFPSEMFTVLFALGRLPGWIAQWKEMHENKEPIGRPRQIYVGETDREFVELKDRK, via the coding sequence ATGTCAGATATTGCAGAGATCAAAGTTGATGGTAAGACAGTAGAATTGCCAGTAATTACAGGAACAGAAGATGAAAAGGCCATTGATATTTCAAAATTAAGAGATCTAACAGGTTTTGTTACTTTGGATACTGGTTTTAAAAATACTGGTTCTACAAAGAGTAAAATCACTTTTTTAGATGGTGAAAAAGGCATTTTAAAATATAGAGGTTATTCGATCGAAGAGCTTGCCGCAAAATCGAGTTTTTTAGAGGTTATTTATCTGATCATTTATGGAGATCTGCCAACACAAAAACAACTTGAAGATTTACAGGCTGACATAAGCAAGCATACTTTGATTCATGAAGACATGAAGAAATTTTTTGATGGTTATCCATCAAGATCTCATCCAATGGGGCAATTAGGTTCCTTGATCTTCTCATTATCTACATTCTATCCTGAGTGCTTAAAACCAAACCAAACCGCAGAAGAACAAGATTTAACCATTATTAAACTTTTGGCTAAATTCCCAACCATTGTTTCTTTCGTTTATAAAAAATCATTAGGTCATCCTCTTATTTATCCAAAAAATAAATACGATTATGTAACCAATTTCCTTTGGATGACCTTTGGACAACGTACAGAAGATTATGATGTAAATCCAATTGTGGTTAATGCGATGAATAAATTGCTTATTCTGCATGCAGATCACGAGCAAAACTGTTCAGCATCTACCGTTCGTATCGTAGGTTCGTCTGATTGTAATTTATATGCTTCAATTGCTGCTGGTATTGCTGCGCTTTGGGGTCCACTACATGGTGGAGCTAACCAAGCTGTGATCGATATGCTTGAGTTGATTAAAGCTGATGGAGGTGATACAGAGAAGTGGATTGCAAAAGCGAAAGACAAAAACGATCCATTCCGTATGATGGGCTTTGGGCACAGGGTTTACAAAAACTTCGACCCAAGAGCTAAAATCATTAAAAAAGCTTGTGATGATATTCTGGAAAACCTAGGCATTGATGATCCGATTTTAGAAATTGCTAAGAAATTAGAAGAAGCGGCTTTAACTGATCAATACTTCATAGACCGTAAGTTATATCCAAATGTAGATTTCTATTCAGGTATTATTTACCGCGCACTAGGCTTCCCATCTGAAATGTTTACCGTTCTATTTGCTTTAGGCCGTTTACCAGGATGGATTGCGCAATGGAAAGAAATGCATGAGAATAAAGAGCCGATAGGTCGCCCTCGCCAGATTTATGTAGGTGAAACAGATAGAGAATTTGTTGAGCTTAAGGATAGAAAATAA
- a CDS encoding hypothetical protein (product_source=Hypo-rule applied; cath_funfam=2.30.30.40; pfam=PF11827), translating to MKRIFGLIILTALMACNQAEKKSTETKDSTKIDSTSVKNEVSIKDKQKSEIFNQYVDLKNALVKSDSANAQKSAAQLQTSLAAYKGCEPTAVVAGKIAASNNLVSQRKDFTVLSADLIALLKNAEIEKGTIYVQHCPMANKGDGGDWLSTEKEIKNPYYGKEMLECGRVAEEIKAK from the coding sequence ATGAAAAGAATATTCGGATTAATAATACTTACCGCTTTAATGGCCTGCAACCAGGCAGAAAAAAAATCTACAGAAACCAAAGATTCGACAAAAATAGATTCAACGTCAGTTAAAAATGAGGTTTCTATAAAAGACAAGCAGAAATCTGAAATCTTTAACCAATATGTAGATTTAAAAAATGCACTGGTAAAATCAGATTCAGCAAATGCACAAAAATCTGCAGCACAATTACAAACGAGTTTGGCTGCTTATAAAGGTTGTGAGCCCACTGCAGTTGTTGCTGGCAAAATCGCGGCAAGCAATAATCTTGTTTCGCAAAGAAAAGACTTCACAGTTTTAAGCGCAGATTTAATTGCGTTATTAAAGAATGCGGAGATAGAAAAGGGCACAATTTATGTTCAGCATTGCCCAATGGCGAATAAAGGAGATGGAGGTGACTGGTTATCAACCGAAAAGGAAATTAAAAATCCTTATTACGGCAAAGAAATGCTGGAGTGTGGGAGAGTTGCCGAAGAAATCAAAGCAAAATAA
- a CDS encoding hypothetical protein (product_source=Hypo-rule applied; cleavage_site_network=SignalP-noTM; superfamily=56925) has product MKTVTKLFATTLTALAILTTSNLKAQTMGSTEPMTSVSGMAFKIGVGVNGGLFPDKSEMDYGYGADVRLQYDLSPYVALTASGGYTRLKWKGSPLKFEFIPLLGGVRVFPFERMYLSTELGSGLAIKDGANMNFIYTGGLGYEWKNGLDLGIKYEGYVNNSASDLYFMKTGQFNLRLGYNFKL; this is encoded by the coding sequence ATGAAAACAGTTACTAAACTTTTTGCAACAACATTAACGGCCCTTGCAATTTTAACCACTTCAAATCTAAAAGCACAAACTATGGGTTCTACTGAACCAATGACATCAGTAAGCGGTATGGCTTTTAAAATCGGCGTAGGCGTAAACGGTGGATTATTTCCAGACAAGTCTGAAATGGATTATGGTTATGGTGCAGATGTAAGACTTCAATATGATTTAAGTCCTTACGTGGCCCTTACTGCTTCAGGCGGTTATACCAGATTAAAATGGAAGGGAAGCCCGCTAAAATTCGAATTTATCCCTTTATTAGGTGGTGTTAGGGTGTTTCCGTTCGAGAGAATGTATTTAAGTACTGAGTTAGGTTCGGGTTTGGCTATAAAAGATGGTGCTAACATGAACTTTATTTATACGGGCGGTTTGGGCTATGAATGGAAAAATGGTTTGGATCTTGGCATAAAATATGAAGGTTATGTAAACAATAGTGCTTCTGATCTCTATTTCATGAAAACCGGTCAGTTTAACCTGAGATTAGGATATAATTTCAAATTATAA